The region TCTATCACAACCTCAATATATGGGCAGAGAACTCCGCATTTTCCGAAAATATTCAGAACTCTTCAGTAATTTTCAGGATAGATCAGGATTGGTTTGATCAGGAAAATGTGGATGTAAAGGATATTGTATTGGAAGTGTTTGAAAATGGAACATGGATCGCACTGCCAACGGAATATATCAACAAGAGTACCAATTATCTATATTTCAAAGCTGATACCGATCGATATCTCAATGCGCCTTTTGTGATAATGGGAACAGAATATATAAAAGAGATTGAAGAACCGATTGCTGAAAAACCCGAACTTGAACCGCAATCAGAAAAAGAATCTCAATCTGAAAACCAAGATGCTCAAACACCCGGATTTACTGGCATGTTTGTAGTGGCACTGATTGCAGGTGCAGCGCTTGTAATGCGGAAAAGAATATAAAAATGAGCCGGATGATTACCCCTTTACTTCTTTAACGGAAAGGGTGAAGGTAAAGGTACTTCCAGCCCCAACCTCACTTTCCACCCATATTTCCCCGTCATGCATCTCCACATATTTTTTAACCAGGGCAAGACCCAATCCCGTTCCTTCATATTCTCTGCTAGAAGAAGAATTGACCTGTTTGAAAGGGTCAAATATATCTTCAATTTTTTCTGCAGGAATACCAATACCGGTATCTGCAACTGAGATCTGGGCAGTACCATCATCCGTGCTCAAATAGATCTTCACTTCCCCCTTTTCAGGTGTGAATTTGATTGCATTGCTGAGTAAATTATGCAGGATCTGTTTGAATTTAACCCTGTCAACCCAAACTTTAGCAATTGCAGAGTTATTTATAAATCGGATATCAATAGATTTTTTCATTGCCAGGGGTTTGACCAATCCAATAATATCATCAATCGTTTCTGGCAAGTTGACCCTTTCAGGTTCATACTCCATCTTACCTGCTTCTACCTTTGAAATATCAAGAATACTATTGATCAATTCCAGTAAATGCTCTCCACTGTTGAGAATATTATGTGAATATTTCAATTCCTTCTCATCCAGATTTCCGGAAGGATTTTGATTCAATATCTGAGAATAACCAATTATGGAATTAAGGGGTGTTCTTAATTCGTGACTCATATTTGCAAGGAATTCCGATTTGGTACGGTTTGCCTGCTCTGCAAGGACCTTTGACTGAATTATAGCATTTTCAGCCATTTTGCGATCCGTAATATCAATATGAGTACCCGTCATACGTTTGGGTTTTCCATCCCTGCTCCACTCAACAACACGCCCGCGGTCTTCTATCCATACCCAGTGACCGTTTTTATGTTTCATACGCAGCTGGCATTCATAATTTTCAGTTTCCCCTGCAAAATGTTTGTTTAATAATTCTTCAGCCCGTTTGTAGTCTTTGGGATGAGTCAGATCAATCCATGTCTGAATATCAGGTTTAAGTTCATCAGGATTATATCCAACAATTTCAGCCCACCTTTCATCAAAATATGTCTTTCCCGTCTGCACGTCCCAATCCCAGATTCCTGCCCTGGTACCTTTCAACGCAAGCTCCAGTCGCTCTTCACTTTGCCTAACTTTTTCTTCCGCCTGTTTGCGCTTTGTTATGTCCTGGACATGGACGAGATAACCATCTATACAATCCGTACACAGGGCAGATATTTTCACATTAACATGGATACTACCTGAGCGGTTTGTTTTATACAAGTCAAGTTTTTTGACCAATTCAAAATCAAAAACGGTTTCGTACTCAACCGTTTGGCCTGCAAGTAACTGTGCTCGTGTATCAGCAGGTAAATTCGGGTCATCAAAAAGATTGAAATCTTTAACTTCTGCAACATCAGATATACCAAAAAGTTTCAAACATGAAGTGTTTGCATTGGCTAAATGTCCTTCAGAATCGTAAATTTCAATGGGGATAGGAGATTCTGAATAAATTTCCCTGAATCGTTTTTCACTTATTTTTAATTCTTTTTCCATATCTTTGCGTTCAGTTATGTCCAGAATACTGACCAGGACATGGGGTTCTTCCTCCTCTATTGAGAGAAGTTCGGTCGAAACAAGCAAGGTCATCTCTTTTTCATTTCCATCTACCGAAAATGGAAGTGTGGTCTCCATCATATAATGGG is a window of Methanohalophilus mahii DSM 5219 DNA encoding:
- a CDS encoding PAS domain-containing sensor histidine kinase, which encodes MRNTVLDTFETGNPHYMMETTLPFSVDGNEKEMTLLVSTELLSIEEEEPHVLVSILDITERKDMEKELKISEKRFREIYSESPIPIEIYDSEGHLANANTSCLKLFGISDVAEVKDFNLFDDPNLPADTRAQLLAGQTVEYETVFDFELVKKLDLYKTNRSGSIHVNVKISALCTDCIDGYLVHVQDITKRKQAEEKVRQSEERLELALKGTRAGIWDWDVQTGKTYFDERWAEIVGYNPDELKPDIQTWIDLTHPKDYKRAEELLNKHFAGETENYECQLRMKHKNGHWVWIEDRGRVVEWSRDGKPKRMTGTHIDITDRKMAENAIIQSKVLAEQANRTKSEFLANMSHELRTPLNSIIGYSQILNQNPSGNLDEKELKYSHNILNSGEHLLELINSILDISKVEAGKMEYEPERVNLPETIDDIIGLVKPLAMKKSIDIRFINNSAIAKVWVDRVKFKQILHNLLSNAIKFTPEKGEVKIYLSTDDGTAQISVADTGIGIPAEKIEDIFDPFKQVNSSSSREYEGTGLGLALVKKYVEMHDGEIWVESEVGAGSTFTFTLSVKEVKG